Proteins encoded within one genomic window of Candidatus Bathyarchaeum sp.:
- the gap gene encoding type I glyceraldehyde-3-phosphate dehydrogenase: protein MVNAAINGFGRIGRLLYRAALETNADINFVAVNDLTDAKTLAHLLKNDTVHGKFPFDVEVKDSSLIVDGKELKILAEPDPSKLPWKEMGVYVAVESTGRFRARDAAAKHIEAGAEKVLVSAPMSPAKSADLTVVYGVNDDLYDPKKHNIMSLASCTTNCLAPVAKVLNDSFGVEKGLMTTIHAVTNDQRLLDMQHKDLRRARSAAFNMIPTSTGAATAVGLALPVLDGKLNGMALRVPTPDVSIVDLVATLKKETTKEEINAALKKAAEGPLKGILAYSEEPLVSSDLIHNPNSAIIDGDLTMAIGNLVKVLAWYDNEWGYSVKMVRMIEKICKMAA from the coding sequence ATGGTTAATGCAGCAATAAATGGTTTCGGAAGAATAGGGCGTCTTTTGTACAGAGCTGCTCTTGAAACAAATGCTGACATCAATTTTGTGGCAGTCAATGATTTGACAGATGCCAAAACTTTGGCGCATCTTCTCAAAAACGATACTGTTCACGGCAAATTTCCTTTCGACGTGGAAGTTAAGGATTCATCTCTTATTGTTGATGGTAAAGAGTTGAAAATTTTAGCAGAACCTGATCCCTCAAAATTACCTTGGAAAGAAATGGGCGTGTATGTCGCAGTTGAATCTACCGGTAGATTCAGAGCACGCGATGCAGCTGCAAAACACATAGAAGCTGGAGCAGAAAAAGTTCTTGTTTCTGCGCCAATGAGTCCGGCAAAAAGTGCTGATTTAACTGTTGTTTATGGTGTTAATGATGACCTTTATGACCCAAAAAAGCACAATATCATGTCTTTGGCGTCTTGCACTACTAACTGTTTGGCTCCTGTAGCCAAAGTTCTGAACGACAGTTTTGGTGTTGAAAAAGGTCTTATGACTACTATTCATGCCGTTACTAACGACCAAAGACTTCTTGACATGCAACATAAAGACCTAAGGCGCGCAAGATCTGCAGCCTTTAATATGATTCCTACTTCAACTGGAGCTGCTACAGCAGTTGGTTTGGCTCTTCCCGTTCTTGATGGAAAACTGAATGGTATGGCTCTTCGTGTTCCTACACCTGATGTTTCAATAGTTGACTTGGTTGCAACTCTAAAGAAAGAAACAACAAAAGAAGAAATCAACGCAGCCCTCAAGAAAGCTGCAGAAGGACCCCTGAAAGGAATCTTAGCCTATAGTGAAGAACCCCTAGTCTCATCTGACCTTATACATAATCCTAATTCAGCAATCATCGATGGCGACCTGACCATGGCTATAGGAAACTTGGTCAAAGTTCTCGCTTGGTACGACAACGAGTGGGGCTACTCTGTCAAGATGGTTCGTATGATTGAAAAAATCTGTAAAATGGCTGCCTAA
- a CDS encoding phosphoglycerate kinase, with the protein MAKFLTLDDFDVKNKTVLLRVDFNSPLDPETKKIINDKRIRAHANTTIKELVEKGAKTVILAHQGRPGDADFTSLNQHAKLLGKALGMPVTYVDDVLGESAQKAIKALNGGEVLVLGNVRGIPSELKKGSPEDHAKTDLVKTLAPLADLFVNDAFAAAHRAQVTITGFTPVLPSAAGRIMEKELKALGKVLDNPEKPSVFMIGGAKGDDSLDISSYVLKHNIANNILTGGVISHIFLVATGVNLGENNTKFLEKKELMGLVPGIQKLIAEYPGAVVVPMDVATEVNKKRQEVDVSDLPIDTPLFDIGTETAKKFGEIIRKAKTVVVSGPVGVFENPEFRRGSEIVLQAVADCEGFTLIGGGHTIAAVEKLGLADKISYISTAGGALIEFLMGNELPGVAALEQAANRT; encoded by the coding sequence ATGGCAAAGTTCCTCACGTTAGACGATTTTGACGTAAAGAACAAAACCGTCCTTCTACGTGTAGATTTCAATTCCCCTCTTGATCCTGAAACAAAAAAAATTATCAATGACAAACGAATTCGAGCCCACGCAAACACAACCATCAAAGAACTTGTTGAAAAAGGTGCAAAAACAGTAATTCTTGCCCATCAAGGTCGACCTGGAGATGCAGATTTTACATCTTTGAATCAGCATGCAAAACTTCTTGGCAAGGCATTGGGTATGCCTGTGACGTATGTAGATGATGTTTTAGGAGAATCTGCCCAGAAAGCCATCAAAGCGTTAAACGGCGGAGAAGTTCTGGTTCTTGGAAATGTTCGTGGAATTCCTTCAGAACTAAAAAAAGGAAGCCCCGAAGATCACGCTAAAACTGACCTAGTGAAGACTTTGGCTCCTTTGGCTGACCTATTTGTTAATGACGCTTTTGCTGCTGCTCACCGCGCACAAGTTACCATTACTGGGTTCACTCCTGTTTTGCCTAGTGCTGCTGGAAGAATAATGGAAAAAGAACTGAAAGCCCTAGGCAAAGTTCTGGACAACCCTGAAAAGCCTTCGGTGTTCATGATTGGTGGAGCAAAAGGCGACGATTCATTGGACATATCCAGTTATGTGCTAAAACATAACATTGCAAACAACATCTTAACTGGTGGTGTAATTTCTCACATTTTTCTGGTAGCAACTGGTGTGAACTTAGGTGAAAATAACACAAAATTTCTTGAAAAAAAAGAACTCATGGGTCTGGTTCCTGGCATCCAAAAGCTTATAGCAGAATATCCTGGTGCTGTGGTGGTTCCTATGGATGTGGCAACTGAAGTCAACAAGAAACGGCAAGAAGTTGATGTTAGTGACCTTCCAATCGACACTCCTTTATTTGATATTGGAACTGAAACTGCCAAAAAGTTTGGAGAAATAATCCGCAAAGCCAAAACAGTGGTTGTTAGTGGTCCTGTGGGTGTCTTTGAAAATCCTGAATTCAGAAGAGGCTCAGAGATTGTTCTTCAAGCCGTAGCAGACTGTGAAGGATTCACCCTTATTGGTGGCGGTCACACGATTGCGGCTGTTGAAAAATTGGGTCTTGCTGACAAAATTTCTTACATCAGCACTGCAGGTGGCGCCTTGATAGAGTTCCTCATGGGAAATGAATTGCCCGGAGTTGCTGCTTTAGAACAAGCAGCAAACCGAAC